The following coding sequences lie in one Aspergillus puulaauensis MK2 DNA, chromosome 3, nearly complete sequence genomic window:
- a CDS encoding ion-transporting P-type ATPase SPF1 (COG:P;~EggNog:ENOG410PFI2;~InterPro:IPR018303,IPR023298,IPR023299,IPR001757, IPR036412,IPR008250,IPR023214,IPR006544;~PFAM:PF00122,PF00702;~TransMembrane:10 (i26-44o56-74i201-218o224-241i412-431o1048-1068i1075-1093o1113-1133i1192-1212o1232-1250i);~go_component: GO:0016021 - integral component of membrane [Evidence IEA];~go_function: GO:0000166 - nucleotide binding [Evidence IEA];~go_function: GO:0016887 - ATPase activity [Evidence IEA];~go_process: GO:0006812 - cation transport [Evidence IEA]) gives MARLVEDPQIKYASLHNPIPTQLHTYVWPFLIIWPAFFAFYLSPERYDTYIQGQEWTFVWSGSIITLQSLLWLMTKWNINIRTLFTATKARSPDSAQLIKVIPEANSGSAEICRLVRDTLGGVTTTSFLFQKRRFIYYPERKAFAPLSYVLDAEPKPALKSFQEAKGFTSKAEVERVQHHYGDNTFDIPVPGFIELWQEHAVAPFFVFQIFCVGLWMLDEYWYYSLFTLFMLVMFESTVVWQRQRTLNEFRGMNIKPYDTWVYRENKWQEITSDKLLPGDLMSVNRTKEDGGVACDILLIEGSVIVNEAMLSGESTPLLKESVQLRPSDDLLEPDGLDKNAFVHGGTKVLQITHPNSTNGDEAQQKTSKVSAPPDNGAIGIVVKTGFETSQGSLVRTMIYSTERVSANNAEALLFILFLLIFALAASWYVWQEGVARDRKRSKLLLDCVLIVTSVVPPELPMELSLAVNTSLAALSKFAIFCTEPFRIPFAGRVDVACFDKTGTLTGEDLVVDGVAGLTLGRTGAKVEKDGAHTELSKGNGIPADTTLVLASAHALVKLDEGDVVGDPMEKATLNWLGWTLGKNDVLTSMSGSAGGAPRSAESVQVKRRFQFSSALKRQSTIATVITNDRKTNKKIKSTFVGVKGAPETIGTMLVDMPPNYEETFKYFTRNGARVLALAYKYLSPEAELSQGRINKYTRQEIESDLTFAGFLVLQCPLKEDAIKAVRMLNESSHRVVMITGDNPLTAVHVARQVEIVDRDVLILDAPEHDTSGTRVVWRSIDDKVNIDVDPTKPLDSEVLKTKDICITGYALAKFKDQKALPDLLRHTWVYARVSPKQKEDILLGLKDAGYTTLMCGDGTNDVGALKQAHVGVALLNGSPDDLTRIAEHYRTTKMKEIYEKQVGMMQRFNQPAPPVPAQIAHLYPPGPGNPHYQKAMEREAAKRGARNAANQPDEIPTITSPGAQALQQSNLSTQQQRQQQASVAAAGFADKLTSSMMEQELDDTEPPTIKLGDASVAAPFTSKLANVIAIPNILRQGRCTLVATIQMYKILALNCLISAYSLSVIYLDGIKFGDGQVTISGMLMSVCFLSISRAKSVEGLSKERPQPNIFNVYIIGSVLGQFAIHIATLIYLSNYVYSIEPRESDIDLEGEFEPSLLNSAIYLLQLIQQISTFSINYQGRPFRESIRENRAMYWGLVAASGVAFSCATEFVPELNEKLRLVPFSNEFKVTLTVLMALDYGGCWVIENVLKTLFSDFQPKDIAERRPDQLQREGERKQKEALEKGPANGQPRAA, from the exons AT GGCGAGACTCGTTGAAGATCCCCAGATCAAATACGCGTCGCTACACAACCCCATACCTACCCAGCTGCACACCTACGTCTGGCCGTTCTTGATCATCTGGCCagccttctttgccttctaCCTCTCCCCCGAGCGCTATGATACGTACATCCAAGGACAGGAATGGACTTTTGTTTGGTCTGGATCGATTATCACCCTTCAGTCGCTCCTCTGGTTGATGACAAAATGGAATATCAACATCCGTACCTTGTTTACGGCGACCAAGGCCAGGTCTCCCGATTCTGCCCAGCTTATCAAGGTGATTCCAGAGGCCAATTCCGGCTCCGCTGAGATCTGTCGCTTGGTTCGGGATACACTGGGAGGAGTTACCACAACCTCGTTCTTGTTCCAGAAAAGGCGCTTCATTTACTACCCCGAACGTAAAGCCTTCGCGCCCCTATCTTACGTTCTGGATGCGGAGCCCAAGCCTGCCCTCAAGTCGTTCCAGGAGGCTAAGGGTTTCACCTCCAAGGCTGAGGTTGAACGCGTCCAGCATCACTATGGCGATAACACCTTCGACATTCCTGTGCCTGGGTTTATTGAATTGTGGCAAGAGCATGCGGTAGCACCATTCTTTGTCTTTCAGATTTTCTGCGTTGgattgtggatgttggatgaaTACTGGTACTACTCCTTGTTCACTCTCTTTATGCTCGTTATGTTCGAGAGCACTGTTGTGTGGCAGCGACAGAGGACCTTGAATGAATTCCGCGGGATGAACATTAAACCCTACGACACTTGGGTCTACCGGGAGAACAAGTGGCAGGAAATCACTAGTGACAAGCTGCTCCCCGGCGACCTGATGTCAGTGAACCGGACCAAGGAAGATGGCGGTGTTGCGTGCGATATCCTTCTCATTGAGGGTAGCGTTATTGTCAACGAAGCTATGCTTTCTGGAGAAAGTACACCACTCCTTAAAGAGTCTGTTCAGCTTAGACCTTCTGATGATTTGCTCGAACCGGACGGACTAGATAAGAATGCTTTCGTACATGGAGGAACCAAGGTTCTTCAGATTACCCACCCGAACTCCACCAACGGCGATGAAGCACAGCAGAAGACGTCCAAGGTCAGTGCGCCTCCTGACAATGGGGCTATCGGTATTGTCGTGAAGACTGGATTCGAGACTAGCCAAGGTAGCCTTGTTCGCACTATGATTTACTCTACGGAACGGGTCTCTGCCAACAACGCGGAAGCTTTGCTTTTCATCCTGTTCCTCCTGATTTTCGCCCTTGCTGCGTCCTGGTATGTCTGGCAGGAGGGTGTTGCCAGGGATCGCAAGAGGTCGAAGTTGCTGCTAGACTGTGTTCTCATCGTTACGAGCGTTGTTCCTCCGGAGCTTCCCATGGAGCTCAGTCTTGCTGTCAATACCAGTTTGGCCGCTCTTAGCAAGTTCGCGATTTTCTGCACTGAACCCTTCCGCATCCCATTTGCTGGACGCGTTGATGTTGCATGCTTTGACAAGACCGGTACTTTGACCGGTGAGGATCTAGTCGTCGATGGTGTTGCCGGTCTAACCCTTGGACGCACTGGCGCAAAGGTTGAAAAGGATGGAGCTCATACTGAACTGAGCAAGGGCAACGGCATCCCGGCCGATACCACCCTTGTTCTTGCCAGCGCTCACGCTTTGGTGAAGTTAGATGAaggtgatgttgttggtgaCCCAATGGAGAAAGCGACTCTTAACTGGCTTGGATGGACATTGGGTAAGAACGATGTTCTTACTAGCATGAGTGGGTCGGCGGGTGGCGCTCCTCGCTCTGCTGAATCGGTTCAGGTCAAGAGGCGCTTCCAGTTCTCGTCTGCTTTGAAGCGACAGAGCACGATTGCAACCGTCATCACCAACGACCGTAAGACaaacaagaagatcaaaTCCACTTTCGTTGGCGTGAAAGGTGCGCCGGAGACTATTGGAACCATGCTTGTTGACATGCCGCCAAACTACGAGGAAACCTTCAAGTATTTCACTCGTAATGGTGCTCgtgttcttgctcttgccTACAAGTATCTCTCCCCCGAAGCCGAACTCTCGCAGGGACGGATCAACAAATATACCAGGCAGGAGATTGAGTCCGATCTGACGTTTGCTGGTTTCCTTGTCTTGCAATGCCCATTGAAGGAAGACGCTATTAAGGCCGTACGCATGCTCAACGAGAGCAGCCACCGTGTCGTTATGATTACTGGAGATAACCCGCTTACTGCTGTTCATGTTGCACGTCAAGTTGAGATCGTGGACCGCGACGTTTTGATCCTTGATGCTCCCGAACATGATACTTCAGGTACTAGAGTGGTGTGGCGAAGCATTGATGATAAAGTCAACATTGACGTCGATCCTACGAAGCCGTTAGATTCAGAGGTCTTAAAGACGAAGGATATTTGTATCACTGGTTATGCGCTGGCTAAGTTCAAGGATCAAAAGGCTCTTcctgatcttcttcgccacaCCTGGGTCTATGCTCGTGTATCCccgaagcagaaggaggATATCCTCCTTGGCCTCAAGGATGCTGGATATACAACTTTGATGTGCGGTGATGGTACCAACGATGTTGGTGCGCTGAAGCAAGCCCATGTCGGTGTCGCGCTTCTGAACGGCTCTCCGGACGACCTGACTAGAATTGCTGAACACTATCGGACCACTAAGATGAAAGAGATCTATGAGAAGCAGGTGGGCATGATGCAACGCTTTAACCAGCCCGCCCCTCCTGTACCTGCTCAGATTGCCCATCTCTACCCGCCTGGCCCCGGAAACCCTCACTACCAGAAGGCTATGGAAAGAGAGGCAGCGAAACGAGGTGCAAGGAATGCGGCAAACCAGCCGGACGAAATCCCCACCATCACGTCGCCTGGTGCGCAAGCGTTACAGCAGTCTAATCTGAGCACTCAGCAacaacgccagcagcaggcttcAGTGGCGGCTGCCGGGTTTGCGGACAAGCTTACTTCGTCCATGATGGAACAGGAGCTCGATGACACTGAGCCCCCAACTATCAAGCTGGGAGATGCTTCTGTTGCTGCGCCTTTCACCAGTAAATTGGCCAATGTCATTGCCATCCCCAATATCCTTCGTCAAGGACGTTGCACTCTCGTCGCGACAATCCAGATGTACAAGATCCTGGCTCTCAACTGTCTGATTAGTGCCTACAGTTTGAGTGTTATTTACCTTGATGGTATCAAATTCGGTGACGGCCAAGTGACCATCAGCGGTATGCTGATGAGTGTTTGCTTCCTTTCAATTTCTCGTGCCAAG TCTGTCGAAGGCCTGTCTAAGGAACGCCCCCAGCCAAACATTTTCAACGTCTACATCATTGGCTCTGTCCTTGGACAATTTGCCATCCATATTGCAACTTTGATTTACCTCTCCAACTATGTGTACAGCATTGAACC GCGGGAATCTGATATCGATCTGGAGGGCGAGTTCGAGCCGTCGCTGCTCAACAGCGCCATTtacctcctccagctcatccagcAGATTTCCACATTTTCTATCAACTACCAGGGCCGTCCGTTCAGAGAGTCTATTCGCGAGAATAGAGCCATGTACTGGGGGCTGGTTGCCGCGTCCGGTGTTGCATTCTCGTGCGCAACTGAGTTCGTTCCCGAGTTGAACGAGAAGCTTCGCCTTGTCCCGTTCAGCAACGAGTTCAAGGTCACTTTGACCGTTCTGATGGCACTCGACTACGGTGGCTGCTGGGTAATCGAGAACGTTCTCAAGACACTCTTCAGTGATTTCCAACCCAAGGACATTGCTGAACGCCGTCCCGACCAACTCCAGCGGGAAGGTGAGCGCAAGCAGAAGGAGGCACTTGAGAAGGGCCCCGCAAATGGACAGCCAAGGGCCGCTTAG
- a CDS encoding putative integral membrane protein (COG:S;~EggNog:ENOG410PN1U;~TransMembrane:7 (o12-32i44-69o89-114i126-146o177-199i211-229o249-267i)), translating into MFPLEDRSLTIFVVTLVFLIISFIAVALRCFVRLRLVKAFGWDDALMVFAMALNILFALCGLIGARYGLGRKMQDFGTPPHTMIELETALFWWWLGQTSYVITCVVAKISIALALLRLTITRTHRIILWGVIAVSIVIGLVFWFILTLQCSPVDHFWHRLTKSGTCINTDYILDVAYLYSVIATICDFILGLLPIALVWRLNMNSKTKTALAGILSMGCVASAAVIVRIPFLHHYKDKEFLYATTSISIWSNVEAGLGITAGSLVTLRPLFRWFRGSYYEGSKSRTYGRAGSMPLSSMNGGYNPRQEQTGNKYWRPDLGNQPNHGVTTTVQTSRGSQNSSQEDLNPKQSSFSGVNVQKSFLVTTDQA; encoded by the exons ATGTTTCCGCTGGAGGATCGCAGTCTGACCATCTTCGTCGTGACACTCGTGTTCCTGATAATCTCGTTCATCGCCGTTGCGTTACGATGTTTCGTCCGGCTGAGGTTGGTGAAGGCATTTGGTTGGGATGACGCTTTGATGGTATTTGCGATG GCATTGAATATCCTGTTTGCTCTGTGTGGACTGATAGGTGCTCGCTATGGTTTGGGCCGGAAGATGCAAGATTTCGGCACCCCGCCTCATACCATGATTGAACTCGAAACCGCTCTGTTT tggtggtggctgggcCAGACGAGCTACGTGATCACCTGCGTGGTCGCAAAAATATCCATCGCTTTAGCACTGCTTCGTCTCACGATAACAAGGACCCATAGAATCATCCTGTGGGGTGTTATAGCTGTTTCTATCGTCATCGGGCTGGTGTTTTGGTTCATTCTTACGCTGCAGTGCAGCCCCGTGGACCATTTCTGGCACCGGCTCACAAAATCGGGCACCTGTATAAATACAGACTACATCCTCGATGTTGCCTATCTGTACAGTGTGATAGCGACAATCTGCGATTTCatccttggtcttcttcctATTGCGCTTGTTTGGAGGTTGAACATGAACTCCAAAACTAAGACCGCGCTTGCTGGCATTTTGAGTATGGGATGCGT TGCTAGTGCCGCCGTCATAGTCCGAATTCCATTCCTTCATCATTATAAGGATAAAGAGTTTTTGT ATGCCACAACGTCCATTTCCATTTGGTCGAACGTCGAAGCTGGTCTAGGCATCACCGCCGGTAGTCTCGTCACTCTGCGCCCACTTTTCCGCTGGTTCCGAGGATCATATTATGAGGGCTCGAAGAGCAGAACATATGGAAGGGCTGGTAGTATGCCTTTATCCAGCATGAACGGAGGCTATAATCCACGGCAAGAGCAGACGGGGAATAAGTACTGGCGGCCGGATCTTGGGAACCAACCTAACCACGGAGTCACCACTACTGTTCAGACGTCCCGCGGGAGCCAAAATAGCAGCCAGGAGGATCTCAACCCAAAGCAAAGCTCATTCTCTGGGGTTAATGTACAGAAGTCATTCCTTGTGACTACTGATCAGGCTTGA
- a CDS encoding GLTP domain-containing protein (COG:G;~EggNog:ENOG410PJIN;~InterPro:IPR014830,IPR036497;~PFAM:PF08718;~go_component: GO:0005737 - cytoplasm [Evidence IEA];~go_function: GO:0120013 - lipid transfer activity [Evidence IEA];~go_process: GO:0120009 - intermembrane lipid transfer [Evidence IEA]) has translation MKPESFLESPFFALYNPFDSFPVLQPYRRFNMAAEIPAGGTWFDTIKKSFADVPVDNANDNGIATTEFLEAAESLTTLFDLLGSAAFSPVKNDLTGNIKKVRERQLAAPGESGTLQALVLNELKTKKHVAAEGLVWLVRGLDFTAQSLRHNIDNASKELSESFRDAYGNTLKKHHSFIIKPIFSAAMSATPYRKDFYAKLGSDDAKVKAALEREVAALEERVAILKSFQDRKEAKW, from the exons ATGAAACCAGAGAGCTTCCTCGAATCCCCTTTCTTTGCTCTTTACAACCCATTTGATTCTTTTCCAGTGCTGCAGCCTTACAGACGATTCAATATGGCCGCTGAAATCCCCGCCGGTGGTACCTGGTTTGATACCATCAAGAAGTCTTTTGCCGACGTCCCGGTTGACAATGCCAACGACAATGGCATTGCTACCACAGAGTTCCTCGAAGCCGCCGAGTCTCTCACTACGCTGTTCG ACCTCCTCGGTTCCGCCGCATTCTCCCCCGTCAAGAACGACCTAACAGGCAACATCAAG AAAGTTAGAGAGAGGCAGCTGGCTGCCCCTGGCGAATCTGGGACCCTTCAAGCCCTTGTGCTCAACGAattgaagacgaagaagcatGTTGCAGCAGAAGGCCTAGTTTGGCTTGTTAG AGGTCTCGACTTTACCGCCCAGTCTCTCCGTCACAACATCGACAATGCCTCGAAAGAGCTGTCCGAGTCTTTCCGTGACGCCTATGGCAACACCCTCAAAAAGCATCACTCCTTCATCATTAagcccatcttctccgcagcTATGAGCGCAACACCCTACAGGAAGGACTTCTATGCCAAGCTGGGCAGCGATGACGCCAAGGTTAAGGCTGCTCTGGAACGTGAGGTGGCAgctctggaggagagagTGGCTATCCTGAAGTCCTTCCAGGACCGCAAGGAGGCCAAGTGGTGA
- a CDS encoding sporulation-specific 71 family protein (COG:T;~EggNog:ENOG410PGVH;~InterPro:IPR029217,IPR039486,IPR011993,IPR001849, IPR040345;~PFAM:PF15407,PF15404), whose protein sequence is MSGAGTQNVGDAMESDSRRPEDGLPGLEQGSYTLEKLRHASAGHVHITNKRLFIGPIPKNWLQSHRKSWYKTRFSFRNYRSKAITFSAESDYAQETEASQPGPQPIGPEEYEPDTEQEQDSGQEASRPQQDLRTLTHEYEEDDEPPSPLLMRDGETPGTTKGDSRSAYFTAREPTPSLSSITQIPSIKPGEQPDSKLLAVSQNDQGRSVPSHLNVNQVSPSATPSEAGSTVPLLNKDKGKQRSVQPPALQQQEPQRAVSREGEHGPRHRRQDTRLSQIANRFTLNDNLHNKQQRITTKISGTKQRAQQKAQQKVPIWLSRRKIEEGEVIKAQRMLVRVEETLQDDLPEDYSEFDSLRMETRVQDNWREFLVVCRATSDKEAPFTLQMYKTRVVPKIQENGKALPYHEVALGRRSAKMNLYSSLDKTIAVWHKSKRGTNIYILRPKSTAHAVEWYTLIAYTLGRSRTLELGVNVPDLAVSLIFNNPFREIEASKGRDSISKSANESAYLQIIQGCMKMLENRPEWAAVVNEWTNVEAMGLAWKRYDRLEWVYGANEEEMYGSIAMQGTHDLELRPKQHYDTFVGHGSKKEEEPAPVEGFLIRLTSQKGAHQRMNRMFSKRLYFFSQDQFLFFCKPSQALPPEPPKLFAQDSGIPSTEEILNKTPLSYEVDPFPLQDGQVSWLSNGNAEHLKRRDEDAYAQSQRNIHNLASAEGFINLCLVQQVRQIQEDSSTAPNASTQRNQNTGTTETNNTPQDGSATDQSPEDAGFEMLLDNGLVVRFQAYNSATRDAWMKRLEGLAKYWKARTAADSAELKDLRQRNLEILGIDEGLESVIGQYASKWEVKKAEASPLLHNMCSLLGCRTIKMSGQLHKKPRRHASFQRFNVILAAGKLLVYHSSLRKQNGAEIPHIHSHVESIIDLENCYIYSGLLTENDLLYSNQTFDSNHPGHGALPRAYLSTDMYTSTDQDTAIAFVIWQPLRKGLFRASESGEKGKARQTLKSVSKLGVHGRTIVFKARSRVEKDRWVLSIASEIDRLQEGKMEDVRLTAS, encoded by the exons ATGTCTGGTGCTGGCACCCAGAATGTCGGCGACGCGATGGAGTCTGACTCGCGCCGGCCTGAGGATGGCCTTCCGGGCCTCGAACAAGGGTCCTATACTCTTGAGAAGCTA CGTCACGCCTCCGCGGGCCACGTCCACATAACCAACAAGCGACTCTTTATCGGACCCATACCCAAAAACTGGCTACAAAGTCATCGCAAGTCCTGGTACAAGACACGATTTAGTTTCAGAAACTACAGGTCGAAGGCCATTACCTTCTCTGCAGAGTCGGACTACGCCCAAGAGACGGAAGCATCACAACCTGGCCCTCAACCGATCGGGCCAGAAGAGTATGAACCAGATACCGAGCAAGAACAGGACAGCGGGCAGGAAGCTTCTCGCCCCCAACAGGATCTCAGAACCCTAACCCACGAgtacgaggaagatgatgagcCACCGTCTCCGTTGCTTATGCGCGATGGTGAAACACCAGGTACCACCAAAGGTGACTCAAGGTCGGCATATTTTACAGCGCGAGAACCGACCCCAAGTCTTTCGAGCATAACCCAAATTCCATCAATTAAACCCGGAGAACAGCCGGATTCTAAATTACTGGCTGTGTCACAAAACGACCAGGGCCGAAGTGTCCCTAGCCACCTCAATGTTAACCAGGTATCCCCGTCGGCAACCCCCAGTGAGGCTGGCTCGACGGTACCATTGCTAAACAAAGACAAGGGGAAGCAACGCAGCGTTCAACCTCCTGCCCTTCAACAACAAGAGCCCCAACGTGCCGTTTCCAGAGAAGGAGAGCATGGCCCGCGGCATAGGCGACAGGACACGCGCCTTTCACAAATTGCCAACCGATTCACTCTCAATGACAATTTACATAACAAGCAACAGCGGATTACGACCAAGATATCTGGGACAAAGCAAAGGGCGCAGCAGAAGGCTCAGCAGAAAGTCCCAATCTGGCTTTCTCGGCGCAAgattgaagaaggggaagtCATCAAAGCTCAAAGGATGCTAGTTCGCGTCGAGGAAACGTTACAGGATGATTTGCCGGAGGATTACAGCGAGTTTGACAGCCTACGGATGGAAACACGCGTGCAAGATAACTGGAGAGAGTTTCTAGTGGTTTGCCGGGCGACATCAGACAAAGAAGCTCCATTTACCTTGCAGATGTACAAGACGCGTGTGGTGCCCAAGATACAGGAAAACGGGAAGGCTTTACCTTATCATGAAGTTGCCCTCGGCCGAAGATCTGCGAAAATGAACCTCTACTCGTCTCTGGATAAGACAATCGCGGTGTGGCACAAATCTAAGCGGGGAACGAACATTTACATATTACGGCCCAAGTCCACTGCCCACGCTGTTGAGTGGTACACGCTCATTGCATACACTTTGGGGAGATCCCGTACCCTTGAGCTCGGGGTCAATGTTCCGGATCTTGCGGTCTCTCTTATATTCAATAATCCATTCCGAGAGATAGAAGCTAGCAAAGGGCGTGATAGCATTTCCAAATCCGCGAACGAATCTGCATACTTGCAGATTATACAAGGGTGTATGAAGATGCTAGAAAATCGGCCGGAATGGGCTGCAGTCGTGAATGAATGGACAAATGTGGAGGCCATGGGCCTTGCCTGGAAACGATATGATCGCCTCGAATGGGTATATGGTGCtaacgaagaagaaatgtACGGGTCTATCGCAATGCAGGGAACACATGACCTCGAGCTACGCCCAAAGCAACACTACGATACCTTTGTTGGGCATGGGtcaaaaaaggaagaagaaccagCACCTGTTGAAGGTTTCCTGATTCGACTCACCTCTCAGAAAGGCGCGCATCAACGGATGAACAGGATGTTCTCCAAACGTCTCTACTTCTTCTCCCAAGATcaattcctcttcttctgcaagcCTTCGCAAGCACTACCGCCTGAACCTCCTAAATTATTCGCCCAAGATTCCGGTATCCCTTCAACTGAGGAAATATTAAACAAAACGCCTCTTTCCTACGAGGTTGATCCGTTCCCGCTACAAGATGGACAAGTTTCATGGCTATCTAATGGAAATGCGGAACACCTGAAACGGCGCGATGAGGATGCATATGCACAGTCGCAACGGAACATCCACAACCTTGCTAGCGCGGAGGGATTCATTAATCTGTGCCTAGTGCAGCAGGTGCGCCAAATCCAGGAGGACTCGTCCACTGCACCGAATGCCAGTACCCAGAGAAACCAGAACACAGGAACTACTGAGACGAACAATACGCCGCAGGATGGGAGTGCGACTGATCAGTCTCCCGAAGATGCCGGCTTCGAAATGCTGCTTGACAACGGTCTTGTCGTCAGGTTTCAGGCCTACAACAGCGCCACCAGGGATGCGTGGATGAAGAGATTAGAAGGATTAGCCAAGTACTGGAAAGCCAGAACAGCGGCTGACTCTGCCGAACTCAAAGATTTACGACAAAGGAACCTAGAAATTCTCGGTATCGACGAGGGACTGGAGTCTGTTATAGGGCAGTACGCAAGCAAGTGGGAAGTCAAAAAAGCAGAGGCATCGCCGCTCCTCCACAACATGTGTTCTTTACTTGGCTGTCGCACGATCAAG ATGTCAGGCCAACTTCACAAGAAACCTCGCCGTCATGCATCCTTCCAACGCTTTAATGTCATCCTTGCAGCTGGCAAACTCCTCGTCTACCACAGCTCCCTCCGGAAGCAGAACGGTGCTGAAATACCCCACATCCACTCCCACGTCGAGTCCATCATCGACCTCGAAAATTGCTACATCTACTCAGGTCTTCTAACAGAAAACGACCTGCTTTACTCAAATCAGACATTCGATAGCAACCACCCGGGCCACGGCGCGTTACCACGGGCATATCTCTCGACGGATATGTACACGAGTACTGACCAGGATACAGCCATCGCATTTGTGATCTGGCAACCTCTCCGGAAGGGACTATTTCGTGCGAGTGAATCCGGtgagaaaggaaaggcgCGACAAACATTAAAGTCTGTTTCGAAGTTGGGTGTGCACGGACGGACGATTGTGTTCAAGGCGCGGAGTAGGGTAGAAAAGGATAGGTGGGTGCTGAGTATTGCTTCAGAGATTGATCGGTTgcaggaggggaagatggaggatgtcAGGCTGACTGCGTCCTAA
- a CDS encoding putative mitochondrial inner membrane protease subunit Imp2 (COG:O,U;~EggNog:ENOG410PRJJ;~InterPro:IPR036286,IPR037730,IPR019533;~MEROPS:MER0000598;~PFAM:PF10502;~TransMembrane:2 (i93-116o136-153i);~go_component: GO:0042720 - mitochondrial inner membrane peptidase complex [Evidence IEA];~go_function: GO:0008236 - serine-type peptidase activity [Evidence IEA];~go_process: GO:0006465 - signal peptide processing [Evidence IEA];~go_process: GO:0006627 - protein processing involved in protein targeting to mitochondrion [Evidence IEA]): MQEKPRKLRVLSQEEAKALSSSSPAPESASFSPSQSPSASQSPASTPSASKPSPRSSPRSSPSTSRLSFSSFLRARYAALPRPARQTLRTFKVLAPILPIGLFFSEHVMQVLWVNGPSMTPYLNEDYETMHTKKDIVLVNMWPFGGAGFSLPWREERKRRLERGMVVLFRSPGNPHNLALKRIIGLPGDRIKTREPCPKDSQIVPFNHVWLEGDAADPRKSLDSNTYGPVSVSLISGRVTAVLSPRFRWLDWSGWERGVVEGDEEGKFGSDYRKETRERVIRGAVQLERPFLS; this comes from the exons ATGCAGGAGAAACCTCGTAAACTCCGGGTCCTCtcccaagaagaagccaaagCGCtttcgtcctcatcaccagcaccggaGTCAGCATCCTTCTCACCGTCACAATCCCCATCCGCATCACAGTCGCCAGCATCAACACCCTCAGCCTCTAAACCCTCCCCGCGCTCCTCCCCGCgctcctctccctcaacGTCCCGGctctccttttcctccttcctccgcgCCCGGTATGCCGCTCTGCCCCGTCCCGCTCGCCAAACGCTCCGCACCTTCAAGGTCCTAGCGCCCATACTCCCCATCGGCCTGTTCTTCTCCGAACATGTCATGCAGGTCCTCTGGGTAAACGGGCCTTCAATGACACCATACCTAAACGAAGACTACGAGACTATGCACACAAAGAAGGACATCGTCCTCGTTAACATGTGGCCGTTTGGCGGCGCGGGGTTCAGCCTGCCATGGCGAGAGGAGCGGAAGCGGAGATTGGAGCGGGGGATGGTTGTCTTGTTTCG CTCACCCGGAAACCCGCATAACCTCGCCCTAAAACGCATTATTGGGCTCCCTGGGGACCGAATCAAAACGCGCGAACCGTGTCCGAAGGACTCCCAAATTGTGCCCTTCAACCATGTTTGGTTAGAAGGGGATGCGGCGGATCCGAGGAAGTCGCTTGATAGTAATACATATGGGCCGGTTAGTGTTTCGCTGATCTCTGGCCGCGTGACGGCGGTTTTGTCGCCACGGTTTAGGTGGTTAGATTGGTCGGGGTGGGAGAGGGGGGTTGTGGaaggggatgaggagggaaaATTCGGGAGTGATTATCGGAAAGAGACTAGGGAGAGGGTTATTAGGGGGGCTGTTCAGCTAGAAAGACCGTTTTTGAGTTGA